The window TTGCCGTTGATTCCAAACTGTAGGGTGTCATATCGTATATTTCCCGGATTGTGCCGGAACTGTCTATAAAGGCAATTGAAAGAGGGTGAGGCGTGTTTTTCATCCAAAAGCGAACCTTTTCATCTTCTTTGTAGATAAAAATCATTCCCGTGCCTTCGGGTATAATTTTCCGCTCCATAAAGCCCCTGTTTTTTTGAGCTTCGGTAATTGCAAGTTCAACCGTAATTTTTGCAGTTTTTAAAGCCGGTTGTTTTTGTTTTAAAGATTCTTCTTCCGATTCCGTTGACGGGGAGGCTTTTTCAAAAAAAATATCGGCTTTTTCGTTTTTTGATTCCGCCGA is drawn from Treponema pedis and contains these coding sequences:
- a CDS encoding DUF192 domain-containing protein — protein: MNCKKIFCILFAVSLCLRCSAESKNEKADIFFEKASPSTESEEESLKQKQPALKTAKITVELAITEAQKNRGFMERKIIPEGTGMIFIYKEDEKVRFWMKNTPHPLSIAFIDSSGTIREIYDMTPYSLESTASSYFVRYALEVPQGMFGRMGIKEGDKLSKESLMLLKRKAVEKN